One genomic segment of Brassica napus cultivar Da-Ae chromosome A3, Da-Ae, whole genome shotgun sequence includes these proteins:
- the LOC106437893 gene encoding F-box protein PP2-A15, with the protein MGLSFSNLNGEHTGSSIGPSLGDIPESCVACVILHLTPPEICNLARLNRAFRGAASSDSVWERKLPSNYKDLLDLLPVERYRSLSMKGVFALLSRPIPFDDGNKEVWIDRVTGRVCMAVSAKGMAITGIEDRRYWNWIDTEESRFHVVAYLQQIWWFEVDGMVRFNLPPGIYCLSFRIHLGRFSKRLGRRVCHFEHTHGWEIKPVRLSLSTSDGQEASCEYFLADKEGEQTGRESWRDYKVGEFVVGCSEITTEVQWSMKQIDCTHSKGGICVDSVFIIPTDVKERNKRKAGVK; encoded by the exons ATGGGGTTGTCCTTCTCGAACCTCAACGGCGAGCACACCGGCTCGTCGATCGGACCCAGCCTCGGCGACATACCGGAGAGCTGCGTCGCGTGCGTGATCCTCCACCTCACTCCGCCGGAGATTTGCAACCTAGCTCGCCTGAATCGAGCGTTCCGCGGCGCGGCTTCTTCGGACTCCGTTTGGGAGAGGAAGCTGCCGAGTAACTACAAGGATCTTCTCGATCTGTTGCCGGTGGAGAGGTATCGGAGTTTATCCATGAAGGGTGTCTTCGCCTTGCTCTCTCGCCCCATCCCTTTCGACGATGGTAACAAG GAAGTGTGGATTGATAGAGTGACAGGACGGGTTTGTATGGCGGTTTCGGCAAAAGGGATGGCTATAACTGGAATTGAAGACCGCAGGTATTGGAATTGGATTGATACTGAAGAATCAAG GTTCCATGTTGTAGCCTACTTACAGCAGATTTGGTGGTTTGAAGTAGATGGGATGGTGAGGTTCAATCTTCCTCCTGGTATATACTGTCTATCATTCAGAATACACCTCGGAAGATTCTCGAAAAGGTTGGGGAGACGAGTTTGCCATTTCGAACACACGCACGGTTGGGAGATAAAGCCTGTGAGGTTATCGCTCTCAACTTCAGACGGGCAGGAGGCGTCGTGTGAGTATTTCTTGGCCGATAAAGAAGGAGAGCAGACAGGTAGAGAGTCCTGGAGAGACTATAAGGTTGGAGAGTTTGTTGTGGGTTGCTCAGAGATAACAACGGAGGTCCAATGGTCGATGAAACAGATAGATTGTACACATTCGAAAGGCGGGATCTGTGTGGACTCGGTCTTTATAATCCCAACAGATGTGAAGGAACGCAACAAAAGGAAAGCTGGTGTGAAGTAA